The sequence below is a genomic window from Acidobacteriota bacterium.
TCCTTTTCTCGCCTCCAGTCGGCCGATCTCGACCTCGGCTTCCCGTATCTCTTGTTCTGCTCTCTCTTTTTCCGCTTCGATCCTCAGTTTCTCCTTTGTGAAAGTTTCTTCTTCTCTCTTCACCTCATTCTGGAGCATGTCTATGTCATACAGTTTCTGAATGACGTCTTCCTCCAGCCTGTCGATCTCTTTTTTGCAGAGCTCGATCTCATGGAGCATTGCGGTGTACTCTTTGTTCGTCTTGACCGTCATAAGCTGGTCTTTGTATTTCTCTAGTTTCGCATGCAAAAGTTGAAGGTCTCCCTCTTCCTTTCTTTTGATCTTGATGGCACTCTCGAGACCATCTTTTTCCGATCTCAGTTTT
It includes:
- a CDS encoding C4-type zinc ribbon domain-containing protein, which gives rise to MERNLYVIVELQKTILTMERLKSLIKEGPARLERFDAEVKKEEEKLRSEKDGLESAIKIKRKEEGDLQLLHAKLEKYKDQLMTVKTNKEYTAMLHEIELCKKEIDRLEEDVIQKLYDIDMLQNEVKREEETFTKEKLRIEAEKERAEQEIREAEVEIGRLEARKGDLEKRLPENILKEFYNIASIRGGIAVARAEDYTCQACKLRLRPQVFLDVRANSGLISCENCGRFLYYEEGLNAGQTT